In Toxoplasma gondii ME49 chromosome X, whole genome shotgun sequence, a single genomic region encodes these proteins:
- a CDS encoding hypothetical protein (encoded by transcript TGME49_224570~Predicted trans-membrane domain (TMHMM2.0):73-96:105-125:234-257:276-299:305-328:385-408:501-524:576-599) translates to MADSLALRVSPVSSERPPLPRGSADDVSCYFLRLTGEPTPPEPWQESSTLQVTFILVTIACVAEIMARQTRIGAALSSSLTAFLTAATISNAFPWLLPTQSPVYDAAWHLLVPLILVLLVTSVVLDTSARTCQEAGDPRTPACGTSHEEYPQNSVAVTSWLDEHVATGCMHTRSSSSSAANRACFLHQAPSVVRSSGSGASPSQSVSLPPPLSLGSGGSGTTETKTGAARRFHTVGVAFVLGAVATILSVFGTYHLTIHVISSYAWCLGVSYVTHRIAAMCAACVAATYIGGSINFYAVAKTLGVPGHIVGGLGAADLFLSGLYTAILALLARHFPCLHQIFPDCLPGPLHRRRPHRIDASKEDFDAVPPSTVSLSLSQAHPSPPLRVAGVVFCASYAAAVVALTYGLKLTLSIITPVILQGADTLGVSLVAFGCAQLGKKGLRQNHYRGSETSRTGLEDRKNFFELAEEATRVSGDFANTAQALLFAAIGSGTRLADVATIGPAIFGFTLASLVGHLLVHLILCQLFNSFARLKNPLYSIPLDDCLVASEANIGGPGTAATLAGTMLRRPDLIMPAVVWGTVGYLVATSIGIELFSFLTVS, encoded by the exons ATGGCGGACTCTCTGGCGTTgcgggtgtctcctgtctcctcggagaGGCCCCCACTGCCACGAGGAAGCGCAGACGATGTGTCTTGCTACTTTCTTCGGTTGACGGGCGAGCCGACGCCTCCCGAACCGTGGCAAGAATCATCAACTCTGCAGGTGACTTTTATTCTTGTCACTATAGCATGTGTCGCGGAGATCATGGCCCGGCAAACCCGGATCGGGGCTGCCTTGTCAAGCTCTCTAACCGCCTTCTTGACCGCTGCCACCATCAGCAATGCGTTTCCCTGGCTTCTTCCCACGCAGTCACCGGTTTATGACGCTGCGTGGCACCTTCTTGTGCCACTTattctcgttcttcttgtCACTAGCGTCGTCCTAGACACCTCAGCGAGGACTTGTCAGGAAGCGGGGGATCCACGGACCCCAGCGTGCGGGACTTCGCACGAAGAATATCCCCAAAACAGTGTCGCTGTCACGTCTTGGCTAGATGAGCACGTGGCCAcgggctgcatgcacactcgTTCCTCATCCTCGAGCGCGGCCAATCGCGCCTGCTTTTTGCACCAGGCTCCTTCCGTCGTGCGTTCTTCGGGATCGggcgcttctccctctcaatccgtctctctgccacCGCCGTTGTCTCTTGGAAGCGGCGGTAGTGGCACAACCGAGACAAAAACGGGGGCTGCGCGGCGCTTTCACACGGTTGGTGTGGCATTTGTGCTGGGAGCGGTGGCTACAATCCTTAGCGTCTTTGGCACGTACCACCTCACCATTCATGTTATATCGTCGTATGCCTGGTGCCTCGGCGTGTCTTACGTAACGCATCGCATTGCCGCAATGTGCGCAGCCTGCGTTGCAGCGACATACATTGGAGGAAGCATCAATTTTTACGCCGTCGCCAAGACTTTAGGCGTCCCTGGCCATATCGTAG GAGGCCTGGGGGCGGCGGATCTGTTTTTGTCTGGCCTGTACACCGCCATCCTCGCTTTGTTGGCACGTCACTTCCCATGTCTTCACCAGATTTTCCCTGACTGCCTTCCCGGGCCGCTGCACAGGCGCCGCCCTCACAGAATCGACGCTTCCAAGGAGGATTTTGACGCCGTTCCTCCTTCgacagtgtctctgtcgctctctcagGCTCACccttcgccgcctcttcGAGTAGCCGGCGTTGTATTTTGTGCTTCATATGCAGCAGCAGTTGTCGCATTGACATACGGGTTGAAACTCACTCTCTCGATAATAACGCCGGTGATTCTGCAGGGTGCGGACACCTTGGGCGTCTCCCTAGTCGCTTTCGGATGCGCTCAACTCGGGAAAAAAGGCCTCCGGCAGAATCACTATAGAGGATCCGAAACATCGAGAACGGGActggaagacagaaaaaattTCTTCGAACTCGCTGAAGAAGCTACGCGGGTCTCTGGAGACTTTGCCAATACAGCTCAAGCG CTGCTCTTCGCTGCCATTGGATCGGGCACACGCCTCGCGGATGTCGCCACGATTGGACCTGCGATATTTGGCTTTACGCTAGCAAGTCTTGTAGGCCATTTGCTTGTCCATTTGATTCTCTGCCAGCTGTTCAACTCCTTTGCGAGGCTGAAAAACCCTTTGTACTCGATCCCGCTGGACGATTGCCTCGTCGCTAGTGAAGCGAATATTGGCGGCCCTGGCACCGCTGCAACGCTTGCAG GTACGATGCTGCGGCGTCCTGACCTGATTATGCCAGCAGTCGTCTGGGGCACTGTTGGGTATCTTGTTGCCACTAGCATCGGCATTGAACTTTTCAGCTTCCTGACTGTTTCTTGA
- a CDS encoding GTP binding protein (encoded by transcript TGME49_224600) gives MGGTDFIIGCVGKPSAGKSTFFNAATEGSNAKVGNFPFTTINPNEGIGFFLTDCPCTNNPECQCSPRYGRCLNGRRFVPVKLLDVAGLIPGAHEGRGLGNKFLDDLRHADVLMHVIDVSGTTNEKGETTIGYDASQDHAWLMEEMQLWIFNNLWSRWASIARRQKATNSSLVLTFSQQFSGYGAQQPLIETVLRTFDARLRKGPAVSAEPTKYEEDWEPRNLGNDLTAWDKERVMELVKVFVELRFPFVLVLNKCDVGGDADRNVMKISEKFTNQPLVMCSALAECFLQKMKQQKYVLYEAGDCTFYTRADADDKFCMMDEATREKARKLKPVDDKNASRLEKIKDMVIYRYGSSGVHEAIRAAVTRLGNRVPVYPVRHWNTTGSKGANLYAECLLVPRNTRMRDFAGMLHVAMERNFLYAEGPDGRRLKESDPLTEENNVVRIVTDTSGV, from the exons ATGGGAGGCACCGATTTCATCATCGGCTGCGTGGGGAAACCGTCGGCAG GAAAGTCGACGTTCTTCAATGCCGCGACTGAAGGGTCAAATGCGAAAGTCGGGAACTTCCCTTTCACGACCATCAATCCTAATGAGGGCATCGGCTTCTTTCTGACAGACTGCCCGTGCACCAA CAACCCCGAGTGTCAGTGCAGTCCGCGCTACGGGCGGTGCCTCAACGGCCGGCGATTTGTTCCCGTGAAGCTCCTGGATGTGGCGGGGTTGATCCCTGGCGCTCACGAAGGCCGTGGACTCGGAAACAAGTTCCTCGACGATCTCCGTCACGCTGATGTCCTCATGCATGTCATCGACGTTTCGGGAACGACAAATGAGAAG GGAGAGACGACCATCGGCTATGACGCTAGTCAGGACCATGCGTGGCTGATGGAGGAGATGCAGCTCTGGATCTTTAATAACCTTTGGAGTCGTTGGGCGTCGATTGCTCGACGTCAAAAGGCAACTAACAG CTCGCTCGTGCTGACCTTCAGCCAGCAGTTCAGCGGGTACGGCGCCCAGCAGCCGCTCATCGAAACGGTTTTGAGAACTTTCGACGCACGCCTGAGGAAGGGCCCAGCTGTGTCTGCAGAGCCGACAAAATACGAAGAAGACTGGGAGCCAAGGAACCTCGGCAACGACTTAACTGCTTGGGATAAAGAACGCGTCATGGAGCTT GTTAAAGTCTTCGTCGAGCTTCGATTCCCCTTTGTTCTTGTCCTGAATAAGTGCGATGTG ggaggagacgcggacaGGAACGTGATGAAGATCTCGGAAAAGTTCACAAACCAACCGCTAGTCATGTGCAGCGCCTTGGCAGAGTGTTTTCTTCAAAAAATGAAGCAACAG AAATACGTCCTCTACGAGGCGGGCGACTGCACCTTCTATACCCGAGCAGACGCCGACGACAAATTCTGCATGATGGACGAGGCCACGCgcgagaaggcaagaaagTTGAAACCCGTCGACGATAAAAATGCGTCGCGCCTGGAAAAAATCAAAGACATGGTCATATACCGATACGGCTCCTCAGGTGTCCACGAA GCAATTCGCGCAGCAGTTACACGTTTGGGGAACCGTGTCCCGGTGTACCCTGTGAGGCACTGGAACACCACAGGGTCGAAAGGCGCTAATTTGTATGcagagtgtctcctcgttcctcgcAACACACG CATGCGCGATTTCGCGGGGATGCTGCATGTGGCAATGGAGCGGAACTTCTTGTATGCCGAGGGACCCGATGGCCGTCGCCTGAAAGAATCCGACCCTCTAACTGAAGAAAACAATGTCGTTCGCATTGTCACGGACACCAGCGGCGTGTAG
- a CDS encoding hypothetical protein (encoded by transcript TGME49_224560) encodes MPLVAITESIIYLKEHVPTTSLPALPAHYEFAKKHSFRVHPFSITAYAFGLSHLRIAKTRGSPTTSSQCLRLSPPPFCGSDKKPNTSASHSHSLQNGCSHIKEKR; translated from the exons ATGCCCTTGGTAGCCATAACGGAGAGTATTATCTATTTAAAGGAGCACGTCCCAACTACGAGCTTACCAGCTCTTCCTGCCCATTATGAATTTGCGAAAAAGCATTCGTTTCGTGTGCATCCGTTTTCGATAACTGCCTATGCGTTTGGATTATCCCATCTGCGCATCGCAAAAACTCGAG GGAGTCCAACAACTTCCTCGCAATGCCTACGGCTATCTCCACCCCCCTTTTGCGGCTCGGACAAGAAACCCAATACAAGTGCCTCCCATTCCCATAGTCTCCAAAATGGGTGCAGCCACATAAAGGAGAAGAGGTAA
- a CDS encoding hypothetical protein (encoded by transcript TGME49_224575), translated as MRSYMLRFRPLKENTLTVTTSQILLRRVCRASHYHYLFSFIAVAQPEILAWLVQNRLKIDCTFPVLGYGRLQSAIGNRPPNVPVGVLSIFVP; from the exons ATGCGTTCGTACATGTTAAGGTTCCGCCCGTTGAAAGAAAACACCTTGACCGTCACAACCTCGCAAATCCTTTTGAGAAGAGTATGCCGGGCTTCACACTACCATTATTTGTTTTCATTCATAGCCGTCGCGCAACCGGAGATTCTTGCGTGGCTCGTCCAGAATCGGCTGAAGATCGACTGCACTTTTCCG GTTCTTGGATATGGAAGACTCCAAAGCGCCATCGGAAACCGGCCACCAAATGTACCGGTTGGAGTCCTTTCTATCTTCGTTCCGTAG
- a CDS encoding RNA recognition motif-containing protein (encoded by transcript TGME49_224580) — protein MLAVGGGGHRSFTGGGADITQVYERNQDATLYIGNLDSQVDDDLLWELFVQCGPVRTVSVPRDKLTGNHQGYGFVEFRNEVDADYALKLMNMVKLYGKALRLNKSAQDRRNFDVGANVFLGNLDPDVDEKTIYDTFSAFGNIISAKIMRDPETGLSRGFGFVSFDTFEASDAALAAMNGQFICNRPIHVSYAYKKDTRGERHGSAAERLLAANRPQIINPNAPATGGVKPPISLAMQSGTQGQGTGGVIPGGGGLSSVPPPPLLGAMPPRGPPGAQGFPQSFGPHRGGSGPGVGPSGPPGGAPGSASTGPGGRMGELPPLPLPPNMAGGMPNLPMGLPPPPLLFMPRPGMPPFPPMPNMSPVSQGAGMGPPGSSPQGPPGLGGPPSSQGMPPSRAPGIPTITPLRTPGSAMGPLGPESPSGPGAGGSGAPRPSPGGIPPPGGVSPVRPDLLPPPPLILSAGGPGSGSHASRGPAVFSPSPNMRPPMGPHGGALLGPPPGASPNMRSPMPGLMGRGPAAGGPPPLIPQGGQQPNRPPMMG, from the exons ATGCTGGCTGTAGGAGGGGGCGGTCACCGCTCCTTTACCGGCGGAGGCGCAGACATCACTCAGGTCTACGAGAGAAATCAGGATGCCACCTTGTACATCGGCAATCTCGACTCCCAGGTCGACGACGACCTTCTGTGGGAGCTTTTCGTCCAGTGCGGCCCCGTTCGTACGGTGTCCGTACCTCGAGATAAGTTGACGGGCAATCACCAGG GTTACGGCTTCGTGGAGTTTAGAAACGAGGTCGATGCGGACTACGCCCTGAAACTGATGAACATGGTCAAGCTGTATGGAAAGGCGCTCCGCCTCAACAAGTCTGCCCAAGACAGGAGGAACTTCGAT GTCGGCGCCAACGTCTTTCTGGGAAACCTTGATCCGGACGTGGATGAGAAGACGATTTATGATACCTTTTCAGCTTTTGGAAACATCATCTCCGCGAAG ATCATGCGAGACCCCGAGACTGGTCTTTCGCGAGGCTTTGGATTTGTTTCCTTCGATACCTTTGAGGCATCCGACGCAGCCTTGGCAGCAATGAACGGACAGTTCATATGCAATCGGCCCATCCACGTTTCTTACGCCTACAAAAAAGATACGCGAG gCGAACGCCACGGCTCCGCAGCTGAGCGTCTTCTGGCAGCGAATCGGCCACAAATCATCAATCCAAATGCGCCTGCGACGGGTGGGGTGAAGCCCCCGATCAGTCTTGCGATGCAGTCCGGCACTCAGGGTCAAGGAACAG GAGGTGTCATACCTGGAGGAGGCGGTCTCTCGTCAGTTCCACCGCCGCCTCTGCTTGGAGCCATGCCACCTCGAGGGCCCCCGGGCGCCCAAGGCTTCCCCCAGTCCTTCGGGCCTCATCGGGGCGGCTCAGGCCCGGGAGTTGGGCCCAGCGGGCCTCCTGGAGGAGCCCCTGGAAGCGCGTCTACAGGTCCTGGAGGGCGAATGGGCGAActgcctcctctgcctctccctccGAACATGGCTGGGGGGATGCCGAATCTTCCGATGGGcctgccgcctccgcctctcctcttcatGCCGAGACCCG gcATGCCGCCCTTCCCGCCGATGCCCAACATGTCGCCTGTCAGCCAGGGTGCCGGAATGGGCCCACCAGGGTCTTCGCCACAAGGCCCGCCAGGCCTGGGTGGGCCTCCTTCTAGCCAGGGCAtgcctccttctcgcgccCCGGGGATACCGACCATCACTCCCTTGCGCACCCCGGGGAGCGCTATGGGCCCTCTCGGGCCTGAATCGCCTTCTGGGCCAGGGGCAGGCGGCTCAGGGGCACCCAGGCCCTCGCCAGGTGGGATTCCGCCTCCAGGAGGGGTCTCGCCAGTCCGTCCCGACCTTCtcccgccgccgccgctcATTCTCTCCGCGGGGGGCCCAGGGAGCGGGTCGCATGCAAGTCGCGGGCCTGCAGTTTTCAGTCCATCGCCCAACATGCGGCCGCCCATGGGGCCCCACGGCGGGGCCCTTTTGGGCCCGCCCCCCGGCGCCTCGCCTAACATGCGGTCGCCGATGCCGGGCTTGATGGGCAGGGGGCCAGCTGCAGGAGGGCCCCCGCCTCTGATTCCCCAGGGTGGACAGCAGCCGAATCGCCCGCCCATGATGGGGTAG
- the POLR3C gene encoding DNA-directed RNA polymerase III POLR3C (encoded by transcript TGME49_224590~Gene product name based on ToxoDB Community Expert Annotation.) has product MFRYEVQFACLLLEDAFGPVVSTCARLLLLHGSLTILELRDLFLAVPSASGVSPPLSRCSRNAAAFASGCGRPSTHAGQDVYPLVRNALLVLLQHNLLLVTPIDGQGAPSLRAAPQAAGFPGDTGKGGRRASVSAVSVQKPPPGKPTRETGKATKPGDPKSETGSESPCLFAPDEGLEVREAETPDLASAETDLHGPTLRLGDLRNGDKGARPADGPGAAAPQPHGTIRYSLDLDEVLVRLRYTRFAVHVQQTWGFACRVILLQVMRAGRQCIREAVQSALEDPYTHFDISAVSGGSGLSGDAEDDAAGARKGPGGVSAPADRQGAKPLTDLVLRRAFLQLISSSILIQAEPPLHLSPGVLDDQGQGDLRGGGAVAKSHGRKRGRAAAGGAAGKQQKTRDNRGADGFGNASEGEDGMGNEQASALGVPAYLLNLLGAQGQASTGRPSHNFASLDELGDSSLSASAALRDTPGSKGSSALLEQQATYTKQQRQVEKQLLERLEEQRVPFRVNTQLLTLALCKQVAESFILARVGDNRLARATVRALLDAGVELLHGEQGPGRRHQTQTLQAEQEATQQGKARLNFLCKWIKFDAVEQAVKANLEKLGVKKEAMQKAQLIRLLEALAKHPDRFLQATLHDGQSMYKLNWEELRAVLRRRLLYDAVVARCGEKAGRVWSLMACKHSFMVERSSPFWDDQTVADMALLPPQGARKIFYLLAKEGFARFHESDRLSASATQLSNKHALVVTISSDAAVLQVLQNFYHMALNLLERKCAEAARLLQLQTKGQSLSPEEVLQLRKREAAEDLLEAHLLAMSEPLMILRDL; this is encoded by the exons ATGTTTCGCTACGAAGTTCAGTTTGCGTGCCTTCTCTTGGAGGACGCATTCGGTCCTGTCGTCTCGACCTGTGCGCGCCTCCTGTTGCTCCATGGCTCACTGACGATCCTCGAGCTTCGTGATTTGTTCCTCGCCGTCCCCTCCGCGTCAGGAGTGTCTCCGCCGCTCTCCCGCTGCTCCCGGAATGCCGCAGCTTTTGCCTCAGGGTGTGGCCGGCCGTCGACGCACGCAGGTCAAGATGTATATCCGCTCGTCCGCAACGcccttctcgttctgctGCAGCACAACCTTCTCCTCGTCACTCCGATAGACGGCCAGGGCGCGCCGAGCCTCCGGGCTGCGCCCCAGGCCGCAGGGTTTCCTGGCGACACCGGAAAAGGCGGGCGACGCGCAagcgtctctgccgtctccgtGCAGAAGCCACCTCCGGGGAAGCCCACCCGCGAGACGGGCAAAGCCACGAAGCCGGGCGACCCAAAGAGCGAGACAGGCTCCGAGTcgccctgtctcttcgcgccCGACGAAGGCCTCGAGGTCCGCGAGGCCGAGACCCCGGACCTCgcgagcgcggagacagacctGCACGGACCCACCCTGCGCCTCGGGGACCTCCGGAACGGAGACAAGGGCGCCAGACCCGCGGACGGGCCAGGTGCCGCCGCTCCACAGCCCCACGGGACCATTCGCTACTCCCTCGACCTCGACGAGGTCCTCGTGAGACTCCGTTACACCCGCTTCGCCGTCCACGTTCAGCAAACGTGGggctttgcatgcagagtcaTTCTGCTGCAAGTGATGCGCGCAGGCAGACAGTGCATTCGGGAGGCCGTTCAAAGCGCTCTCGAAGACCCTT ACACCCACTTCGACATCTCTGCGGTGTCAGGGGGCTCTGGGCTTTCTGGTGACGCAGAGGATGACGCGGCTGGGGCGCGGAAAGGGCCTggcggtgtctctgcgccCGCCGATCGCCAGGGCGCGAAGCCATTGACGGATCTCGTGCTCCGGCGGGCCTTTCTTCAGCTTATTTCCTCTTCGATCCTCATCCAGGCCGAACCGCCTCTGCACCTGTCTCCGGGCGTCTTGGACGATCAGGGACAGGGAGATCTGCGGGGAGGCGGGGCTGTCGCTAAGAGCCACGGCCGGAAGCGCGGAAGAGCGGCTGCAGGCGGGGCCGCGGgcaagcagcagaagacaagagacaaCCGGGGCGCA GATGGTTTTGGCAATgcaagcgaaggcgaagacggaaTGGGCAACGAACAAGCTAGCGCTCTCGGTGTGCCCGCGTACCTCCTCAATCTTCTCGGAG CCCAAGGTCAGGCCTCGACAGGGCGACCGTCCCATAATTTCGCGTCTCTAGACGAGTTGGGCGACAGCAGCCTGTCTGCTAGTGCCGCCCTCAGAGACACCCCGGGGAGCAAAGGGTCCTCGGCCCTTCTCGAGCAACAGGCCACGTATACAAAGCAGCAAAGGCAGGTGGAGAAACAACTGCTGGAGAGGCTGGAAGAGCAGCGGGTTCCCTTTCGCGTCAACACCCAACTCCTCACTCTTGCACTTTGCAAACAG GTCGCAGAGAGCTTCATTTTGGCCCGAGTCGGAGATAACCGCCTGGCGCGGGCGACGGTCAGGGCTCTGCTCGACGCAGGCGTCGAGCTGCTTCACGGAGAACAAGGCCcagggaggagacaccaaACGCAGACGCTTCAAGCTGAACAAGAAGCAACGCAACAGGGAAAGGCACGCCTCAACTTCCTTTGCA AGTGGATCAAGTTCGACGCCGTCGAGCAGGCCGTGAAAGCAAACTTGGAGAAGCTCGGAGTGAAAAAGGAGGCGATGCAAAAGGCGCAGCTCATTCGCCTCCTCGAAGCTCTCGCCAAACACCCTGACCGTTTCCTTCAAGCGACTCTTCATG ATGGCCAGTCGATGTACAAACTAAATTGGGAGGAGCTGCGAGCTGTTCTCCGGCGGCGGCTTTTGTACGA CGCAGTCGTGGCTCGGTGTGGCGAGAAGGCCGGGCGCGTGTGGAGCCTCATGGCGTGCAAGCATTCGTTCATGGTCGAGAGGTCTTCGCCCTTCTGGGACGACCAGACG GTAGCGGACATGGCTCTTTTGCCGCCCCAAGGTGCCCGGAAAATATTTTATCTTCTCGCGAAGGAAGGCTTTGCTCGCTTTCACGAAAGT GATCGGCTAAGTGCAAGTGCGACGCAGCTGAGCAACAAGCATGCGCTCGTCGTGACGATCAGCAGTGATGCGGCAGTCTTACAGGTTCTTCAGAATTTCTACCACATGGCTTTGAATCTCCTAGAACGGAAGTGCGCAGAGGCTGCACGCCTTCTACAATTGCAAACAAA GGGTCAATCTCTCTCGCCCGAAGAGGTCCTACAGctgagaaaacgcgaagcTGCAGAGGATCTCCTCGAAGCGCACTTGTTGGCCATGTCAGAGCCTTTGATGATTCTTCGAGATCTTTGA